A single region of the candidate division KSB1 bacterium genome encodes:
- a CDS encoding biotin--[acetyl-CoA-carboxylase] ligase gives MGRVRGYALTWDGKLFARHLLTRRFGRELRHFEEIDSTNAWLAENHDDFIVTGAVVVADHQTKGRGRQERSWLDLPERSLLFSVLLRSPAISDGAELLSLLPAIALARTLRDRVSQQAKVSLKWPNDVLLNGRKVAGILGQSSIQAGQRLAILGVGCNVSLLRGELPAEFREHATSILDETGTEIPREVLLAEFLQHLEAEFDRWTECQFDALCAEWESFGPPRGTALTRTEGGATVVGQYAGLGPRGQLRLRDGQGRIQELFSGDVQA, from the coding sequence GTGGGGCGAGTTCGAGGATACGCCTTGACCTGGGACGGCAAGCTGTTCGCCCGGCATCTGTTAACGCGAAGATTCGGTCGCGAACTGCGCCATTTCGAGGAAATCGACTCGACGAATGCCTGGCTGGCCGAAAACCACGATGACTTCATCGTGACCGGCGCGGTGGTCGTCGCGGATCACCAGACCAAAGGCCGGGGTCGGCAGGAGCGCTCCTGGCTCGATCTCCCGGAGCGCTCGTTGCTGTTCAGTGTGCTGCTCCGAAGCCCCGCAATTTCAGACGGCGCCGAACTGCTGAGTCTGCTGCCGGCCATCGCGCTGGCCCGGACCCTGAGGGATCGTGTCAGCCAGCAGGCCAAGGTCTCGCTGAAATGGCCCAACGACGTGCTGCTCAATGGCCGCAAAGTTGCCGGGATCCTCGGTCAATCATCCATTCAAGCCGGACAGCGTCTCGCGATCCTCGGTGTGGGATGCAATGTGAGTTTGCTGCGCGGCGAATTGCCCGCCGAGTTCCGCGAGCATGCGACATCGATTCTTGATGAGACGGGTACCGAAATCCCGCGCGAAGTCCTGCTGGCCGAGTTCCTTCAACATCTCGAGGCAGAGTTCGATCGGTGGACCGAATGTCAATTTGACGCCCTCTGCGCCGAATGGGAGTCATTTGGCCCCCCGCGAGGCACTGCACTCACGCGAACGGAAGGAGGCGCGACCGTTGTCGGCCAATATGCCGGACTGGGGCCGCGCGGTCAATTGCGGCTGCGTGACGGCCAAGGCCGAATCCAGGAACTGTTCAGCGGAGACGTTCAGGCATGA
- a CDS encoding N-acetylmuramoyl-L-alanine amidase, with amino-acid sequence MILQIALIVAFLVCTVSASAQRITLVYPRVYAPGESFVYEDGLDSTFVLGNVQPAGGQLQVNGTIVALTPQGAFLAFLPLIHEEAGTKAWRLALIEQGGRVLDSLVLPYRYRSETTPTTAVVDTLSYPRVVVVVTPNAQTRTAIGGAYEFFPTLQTHLLAIRSIDGFFEFSVGRRTGYVDRRFVTVTSDSTLAPVVLGNGVCIGSDRSASASFDLSGPTLYRSELSSDRHDVVITLDNTVSFVDRIEYRNWDSGLLNVACIQQDGEVELRLSAREPIRRGYRVSLTPGKLEVMLDLQFAGERGKLRGKTIVIDAGHGGAAAGAIGPLGTNEKDVALRWSALIGEELARTGARVVQTRAADVDLSLYDRIDAARALNADCFVSLHVNALPDGQNPWRKHGSGTYYYQSESRRLAETIQREILDTGGLRDDGVYDANLAVVRPTEFPAVLIESAYLIHPAEEQLLLSDDYLRRLSRGVVRGLAAYFQAEKAEK; translated from the coding sequence ATGATTCTCCAAATTGCGCTGATTGTCGCGTTCCTTGTCTGTACGGTTTCAGCCTCGGCCCAGCGGATTACGCTGGTCTATCCGCGCGTCTATGCGCCGGGTGAATCGTTTGTCTATGAGGACGGCCTCGATTCCACTTTCGTGCTGGGCAACGTGCAGCCCGCCGGAGGCCAGCTTCAAGTGAATGGGACGATCGTGGCGCTGACCCCACAGGGGGCATTCCTGGCGTTCTTGCCTCTGATTCACGAGGAAGCCGGAACAAAAGCGTGGAGGCTGGCTCTAATAGAGCAGGGGGGTAGGGTGTTGGACTCGCTGGTGTTACCCTATCGATACCGCTCGGAGACCACTCCAACCACAGCGGTAGTCGATACTCTTAGCTATCCACGGGTAGTGGTCGTGGTAACCCCGAATGCTCAAACCAGAACGGCGATCGGCGGAGCATACGAGTTCTTTCCAACACTGCAAACCCACCTCCTGGCAATTCGGTCCATTGATGGGTTCTTTGAATTTTCCGTCGGCAGGAGGACTGGCTATGTTGATCGGCGGTTTGTCACGGTCACCAGTGACAGCACGCTCGCTCCGGTCGTGCTCGGTAACGGTGTTTGCATTGGCTCAGACCGGAGCGCAAGCGCATCGTTCGATCTATCAGGTCCGACGCTCTATCGCAGTGAGCTTTCGTCGGATCGCCACGACGTGGTGATTACGCTCGACAATACAGTCTCCTTCGTTGACCGAATCGAATACCGGAATTGGGATTCCGGACTGCTCAACGTTGCCTGCATCCAGCAGGACGGCGAAGTCGAGCTCAGACTCAGCGCCCGCGAACCGATCCGACGCGGCTATCGGGTCTCATTGACGCCCGGCAAGCTTGAGGTGATGTTGGATCTGCAGTTCGCCGGAGAGCGGGGCAAGCTGCGCGGGAAGACCATCGTGATCGACGCCGGGCATGGCGGAGCAGCCGCCGGCGCGATCGGACCCCTGGGCACGAACGAGAAAGACGTCGCGCTGCGGTGGTCGGCGTTGATCGGTGAGGAACTCGCGCGAACCGGAGCGCGAGTCGTGCAAACCCGCGCGGCGGATGTTGACCTGAGCCTGTACGATCGGATCGACGCCGCTCGCGCGCTGAACGCGGATTGTTTTGTCAGCCTGCATGTCAACGCGCTGCCCGACGGGCAAAACCCGTGGCGGAAACACGGTAGCGGCACGTATTACTACCAGTCGGAATCGCGCCGACTGGCCGAGACTATCCAACGCGAGATTCTTGATACCGGCGGACTCCGTGACGACGGAGTGTATGATGCGAATCTGGCGGTCGTAAGGCCGACTGAATTCCCGGCTGTCTTGATCGAATCAGCCTATCTGATTCACCCGGCCGAGGAACAGCTATTGCTATCGGATGACTACTTACGCCGCCTGTCCCGCGGAGTTGTGCGCGGTCTGGCGGCCTATTTTCAGGCGGAGAAAGCGGAGAAATAG
- a CDS encoding type III pantothenate kinase — translation MSDHLLAVDVGNTHTTVGLFRGTQLVDSWRHATRVPRTGDELWFFVNQCLQVAEIRQDRVVRISISSVVPELSQNYARMVRRRFAIEPFFISAESVKSLRISYQPPSAVGSDRLCGAVAGADKYGTPLIVVDLGTATVFDVIDEGGTYLGGAIAPGVSTAASSLHAAAALLPTVELSFPPSVIGTSTESAIRSGVLFGGIDLIDGMVSRIRDALKAPAAVVGTGGFAALLQPQSRTIQHVEPDLVLHGIRIVTDQQ, via the coding sequence ATGAGTGACCACCTGCTCGCCGTCGATGTCGGAAATACACACACAACGGTAGGGCTGTTTCGGGGAACTCAGCTCGTGGACTCATGGCGTCATGCCACGCGAGTTCCGCGAACCGGAGATGAACTCTGGTTCTTCGTGAATCAATGCCTGCAAGTCGCGGAAATCCGGCAAGACCGCGTGGTCCGGATTTCCATCTCATCGGTCGTGCCGGAGCTTAGTCAGAACTATGCGCGAATGGTGCGACGCCGCTTCGCGATCGAGCCATTTTTCATCAGCGCGGAGAGCGTCAAGTCGCTCCGAATTTCCTACCAGCCACCGAGCGCCGTTGGATCCGATCGACTGTGCGGAGCCGTGGCGGGCGCGGACAAGTACGGAACGCCGCTCATCGTCGTGGACTTGGGCACCGCGACCGTATTCGACGTGATCGATGAGGGCGGAACCTATTTGGGCGGCGCCATCGCGCCGGGGGTCTCCACCGCCGCCTCCAGTCTGCACGCGGCCGCCGCGCTCTTGCCGACTGTTGAACTGTCGTTCCCGCCCAGCGTGATCGGAACGAGCACAGAGTCTGCGATTCGTTCAGGCGTTTTGTTCGGCGGGATTGACCTGATCGACGGCATGGTCTCGCGGATCCGGGATGCCCTGAAAGCGCCCGCCGCCGTGGTGGGGACCGGCGGTTTCGCCGCCCTACTGCAGCCGCAGAGCCGAACGATTCAGCATGTCGAACCCGACCTCGTGTTGCATGGCATCCGAATCGTCACCGATCAGCAATGA
- a CDS encoding methylmalonyl-CoA mutase → MDDAGLPERDAPVRAGARSEWLRAVEQLTAAHPERKPRFETDSHIDIERLYEPDRTFEVEQKLGYPGLYPFTRGVHPNLYRGKLWTMRQYAGFGTAEESNARYKYLLSQGTTGLSVAFDLPTQIGYDSDDPHAGGEVGRVGVAVCSLDDMQALFDGIPLERISTSMTINATAATLLALYIAVARARGIELNRLAGTVQNDILKEYVARGTYIYPPRPSMRLVTDIISYCHDHIPQWNTMSISGYHIREAGANAVQELAFTFANAIAYVEAALRAGQHVDQFAPRLAFFWGCHNNVLEEVAKFRASRRIWARIMNERFGAKHPQSMMLRFHTQTAGCTLTAQQPENNSVRVGLQALAAVLGGTQSLHTNAMDEALALPSAAAARLALRTQQIIAYESGVADTVDPLGGSYYVEALTDQLEARVWNYLDRIDAMGGAIPAIENHFFQREIAAEAYRYQREIETNERVIVGVNRFQETREIAPAVTKVDPALEDKQKVRLAELRKKRDAARVGNALSSLRRRANSNQNLMPELIGAVEAHVTLGEISNTLRETWGEFEDTP, encoded by the coding sequence ATGGATGATGCAGGATTGCCTGAACGCGACGCTCCGGTTCGCGCTGGCGCGCGGAGTGAATGGCTCAGAGCCGTCGAGCAGCTAACGGCCGCGCATCCCGAACGGAAGCCGCGCTTCGAGACCGACAGCCACATCGACATCGAGCGGCTTTATGAGCCGGACCGTACCTTCGAGGTCGAACAGAAACTCGGCTATCCCGGACTTTATCCGTTCACGCGCGGAGTACATCCGAATCTCTATCGCGGCAAACTCTGGACGATGCGCCAGTATGCCGGGTTCGGGACCGCCGAAGAATCAAACGCCCGCTACAAGTACCTGTTGAGTCAGGGCACGACCGGGCTCTCGGTTGCGTTTGACTTACCGACACAGATCGGCTATGACAGCGATGATCCGCACGCCGGCGGTGAAGTCGGCCGCGTCGGGGTTGCCGTGTGCAGCCTCGACGACATGCAGGCGTTGTTCGACGGCATCCCGCTGGAGCGAATCAGCACATCGATGACGATCAATGCGACGGCCGCGACGCTCCTGGCGCTGTACATCGCCGTGGCCAGGGCGCGCGGCATTGAGCTGAACCGGCTCGCGGGCACCGTGCAAAATGACATCTTGAAGGAGTACGTGGCGCGCGGCACCTATATCTATCCGCCACGACCGTCCATGCGGCTCGTCACCGATATCATCTCGTATTGCCACGACCACATTCCGCAGTGGAATACGATGTCGATTTCCGGCTATCACATTCGTGAAGCCGGCGCCAACGCCGTGCAGGAGCTGGCGTTTACGTTTGCGAACGCGATTGCCTATGTGGAAGCCGCGCTCCGGGCCGGGCAGCACGTTGACCAGTTCGCGCCACGACTGGCCTTTTTCTGGGGCTGTCACAATAACGTGCTCGAGGAGGTGGCGAAATTCCGTGCTTCGCGCAGAATCTGGGCGCGAATCATGAACGAGCGATTCGGTGCGAAGCACCCGCAGTCCATGATGCTCCGGTTTCACACGCAAACCGCGGGCTGCACGTTAACCGCGCAACAGCCGGAGAATAATTCGGTGCGCGTGGGGTTGCAGGCACTGGCAGCCGTGCTTGGCGGGACTCAGAGTTTGCATACCAACGCCATGGATGAAGCGCTCGCTCTGCCGTCCGCCGCTGCCGCGCGCCTCGCTCTGCGCACCCAGCAGATTATCGCGTATGAGTCCGGCGTCGCGGATACCGTGGATCCCTTAGGCGGCAGTTATTATGTTGAAGCCCTGACCGACCAGCTCGAAGCCCGCGTGTGGAACTATCTCGACCGCATCGACGCCATGGGCGGCGCGATTCCGGCCATCGAAAACCACTTCTTCCAGCGTGAAATCGCGGCGGAAGCCTACCGCTATCAGCGCGAGATCGAGACGAATGAACGCGTGATTGTCGGCGTCAATCGGTTCCAGGAGACCAGGGAGATCGCGCCCGCGGTGACCAAAGTTGATCCGGCGCTGGAAGACAAGCAAAAGGTCCGACTGGCCGAGCTGCGGAAGAAACGTGACGCCGCCCGAGTGGGCAATGCACTGAGTTCCTTGCGACGTCGGGCAAACTCAAATCAGAATCTGATGCCGGAATTGATCGGTGCCGTCGAAGCCCATGTCACGCTAGGTGAAATCTCCAATACGCTGCGCGAAACGTGGGGCGAGTTCGAGGATACGCCTTGA
- the greA gene encoding transcription elongation factor GreA: MEKHYITKSGYEKIVIELAEWKNVKRPAMVNQLATARSHGDLSENAEYHAAKEDLARIDHKIFQLESALHTAVLIDETNVNTDQVRLYTRVRVLDLSKNQEREYSLVSPTEANPAEGKINHQSPVGKGLIGAKVGESVDIQVPSGTVSWKIVAIMPYQQ, from the coding sequence TTGGAAAAACACTACATTACGAAATCAGGCTACGAGAAGATCGTGATCGAGCTTGCCGAGTGGAAAAATGTCAAGCGACCCGCGATGGTCAATCAGCTGGCGACCGCTCGCTCGCATGGCGACCTCTCGGAAAACGCCGAGTATCATGCCGCCAAGGAAGACCTGGCTCGCATCGATCACAAGATCTTTCAACTCGAGAGCGCGCTGCATACCGCGGTTTTGATCGACGAGACCAACGTCAACACCGATCAGGTCCGGCTGTACACCCGCGTCCGTGTGCTCGACCTGTCGAAGAATCAGGAGCGGGAGTACTCGTTGGTTTCCCCCACGGAAGCGAACCCCGCCGAAGGCAAAATCAACCACCAATCTCCCGTTGGCAAGGGGTTGATCGGAGCCAAGGTCGGTGAGTCCGTGGATATCCAGGTGCCGTCGGGCACCGTCTCCTGGAAAATCGTCGCGATCATGCCGTACCAGCAATAG
- a CDS encoding DEAD/DEAH box helicase, whose product MSRIDNFLAAIEDDAEIARSFRYREALPERDAAFAELDPPLPQAILNALQRDGIRRLFTHQVAAVEAVRRGESVVVVTPTASGKTLTFSLPILEAMLAEPATSALLIYPLKALEQDQRGKLVHWQAALAGTLPFSVEIYDGDTPAAKRAKIKRSPPNFLITNPDMLHQGLLAYHTGWEQLLKRLRYVVIDELHTYRGVFGSHILQVLARLQRLLSYHRVKPQFICLSATIANPRALAESLMHRDFTVVSESGAPLAAKDFVMLSTQSSTTSLVAKLFVKAIDAGLKTLVFSKARVQTEVVHRIVLDTRPDLAPRISSYRAGFLSEERRDIERRLASGELTGVISTSALELGIDIGGLDLCILAGYPGSMMSFWQRAGRVGRRDEHSAVIMIAGYDALDQYLVSRPEQFLHRPFEAALVNDANEEILRAHLPAAAAEIPLMADDPFIDVTRYQDVLADLEREGALVRSASGKQWFPGGPRPHAAVNLRNIGGTFDIMQNGLKRPVGDISGGAVFRECHTGAVYLHRGEPYLVEELDIERRRVVVRPTTSTIYTMARSDKQTEILDDREQKVVHGFVAHRGKVKVTETYHSFERRRIYTQELLSVEPLDLPPQSYVTDSLWLQLPADLESILAAEELHFMGGIHACEHAAISLIPLFALCDRNDVGGISFMKHPQLPEGAVFFYDGYPGGAGIANFTFSILADLLVRTRELILNCSCEAGCPTCIQSPKCGSGNKPLDKRAAVRVLDVLLDRERTVLPEAAAVRVAQPVSETAEVPWQAVNLPADKRVLVFDLETQLSADDVGGWNAIRFMRLAIGVVWDSKTNRMSAYGESEVEALIAHLQSADLVVGYNLKRFDYEVLRGYTFADLQALPTLDLLLEVQDSLGNRLKLDTLTRATLGAQKTADGLQSLEWFKEGRLDLVTEYCIHDVELTRDLLLFALGHGYVLYERKDFGTVRIPLRLDPRNFMDSVESVS is encoded by the coding sequence ATGTCGCGGATTGACAACTTTCTCGCCGCCATCGAGGACGATGCGGAAATCGCGCGGTCGTTTCGCTATCGCGAAGCGCTGCCGGAGCGCGACGCCGCCTTTGCCGAACTCGATCCGCCGCTTCCGCAGGCGATTCTGAACGCGCTACAGCGCGACGGCATCCGCCGGCTCTTCACGCATCAGGTGGCGGCGGTGGAAGCGGTCCGGCGCGGAGAATCCGTGGTCGTGGTGACGCCGACGGCGAGCGGCAAGACGCTGACCTTTTCGCTGCCGATTCTGGAAGCGATGCTGGCCGAGCCCGCGACGAGCGCGCTCTTGATCTATCCGCTCAAAGCGCTCGAGCAGGACCAGCGTGGCAAACTCGTGCATTGGCAAGCGGCGTTGGCCGGTACGCTGCCATTCTCGGTTGAGATCTACGATGGCGACACGCCCGCGGCAAAGCGCGCGAAGATCAAGCGGAGTCCGCCGAACTTCCTGATCACGAATCCGGACATGCTCCATCAGGGGTTGCTCGCCTATCACACCGGCTGGGAGCAACTGCTCAAGCGCCTGCGGTACGTGGTCATCGATGAACTGCACACCTACCGCGGCGTGTTCGGCTCGCATATCCTGCAAGTGCTGGCGCGGCTGCAACGGCTGCTTAGCTATCATCGAGTAAAGCCGCAGTTCATCTGCCTCTCGGCGACGATCGCGAATCCGCGTGCACTCGCCGAATCGCTAATGCATCGCGACTTCACCGTGGTGTCGGAATCCGGCGCGCCGCTGGCCGCGAAGGATTTCGTGATGCTGAGCACGCAAAGCTCCACAACGAGTCTGGTCGCGAAGCTCTTCGTCAAAGCCATTGACGCCGGGTTGAAAACGCTCGTCTTCTCGAAAGCCCGCGTGCAAACGGAAGTGGTGCACCGGATCGTGCTGGACACCCGGCCGGACCTGGCGCCGCGGATTAGCTCTTATCGAGCCGGTTTTCTGAGCGAGGAACGCCGCGACATCGAGCGCAGACTCGCCTCGGGCGAGCTCACGGGCGTCATCTCCACCAGCGCGCTCGAACTGGGCATCGACATCGGCGGACTCGACCTTTGTATTCTCGCCGGTTATCCCGGCAGCATGATGTCCTTCTGGCAGCGCGCGGGTCGAGTTGGGAGGCGGGATGAGCACAGCGCGGTGATCATGATCGCCGGGTATGATGCACTCGATCAGTATCTGGTTTCGCGGCCGGAGCAATTCCTCCATCGACCGTTTGAAGCCGCGCTGGTCAACGATGCCAATGAAGAAATCCTGCGGGCGCATCTGCCCGCGGCGGCCGCGGAGATTCCGCTGATGGCCGACGACCCGTTCATTGATGTCACGCGCTACCAAGACGTGCTTGCCGATCTCGAACGCGAAGGCGCCCTGGTGCGAAGCGCCTCCGGAAAGCAGTGGTTTCCGGGCGGTCCCCGGCCGCACGCCGCGGTCAATCTGCGCAACATCGGCGGCACGTTTGACATCATGCAAAACGGATTGAAGCGACCCGTTGGAGATATCAGCGGCGGCGCGGTCTTTCGGGAATGCCATACCGGCGCCGTCTATCTGCATCGCGGCGAGCCGTATTTGGTCGAGGAACTAGACATCGAGCGCAGACGGGTGGTCGTGAGACCCACGACGAGCACGATCTACACGATGGCGCGCTCCGACAAGCAGACGGAAATCCTCGACGACCGCGAACAGAAGGTCGTGCACGGTTTCGTCGCCCATCGCGGCAAGGTCAAGGTCACTGAAACCTACCACAGCTTCGAGCGCCGCCGTATCTACACACAGGAATTGCTTTCCGTCGAGCCGCTCGACCTGCCGCCGCAGAGTTATGTCACCGACAGCCTCTGGCTGCAGCTGCCGGCCGATCTGGAGAGCATACTCGCTGCCGAAGAACTGCATTTCATGGGTGGGATTCATGCTTGCGAGCACGCGGCGATCTCGCTGATTCCGTTGTTCGCACTCTGTGACCGCAACGATGTCGGCGGCATCAGTTTCATGAAGCACCCGCAGTTGCCGGAAGGTGCCGTGTTCTTCTACGATGGCTATCCGGGCGGCGCGGGCATCGCGAACTTTACCTTTTCGATCCTTGCGGACTTGCTGGTTCGCACGCGGGAGCTGATCCTGAACTGCTCCTGTGAAGCCGGGTGCCCGACGTGCATTCAGTCCCCGAAGTGCGGTTCCGGAAACAAGCCACTCGACAAGCGCGCAGCGGTGCGGGTGCTTGACGTGTTGTTGGACCGGGAGCGAACCGTGCTGCCGGAAGCCGCGGCCGTCCGCGTGGCCCAACCCGTGAGCGAAACCGCAGAAGTTCCGTGGCAGGCTGTCAACCTGCCCGCCGACAAGCGTGTGCTGGTGTTCGATCTCGAAACTCAGTTGTCCGCCGACGACGTCGGCGGTTGGAATGCCATCCGGTTCATGCGGTTGGCCATCGGTGTGGTGTGGGATAGCAAAACCAACCGGATGTCCGCTTACGGCGAGTCGGAGGTGGAGGCGCTGATCGCGCACTTGCAGTCCGCCGATCTGGTGGTGGGATATAACCTCAAACGGTTCGATTACGAAGTGCTGCGGGGTTACACCTTCGCGGACTTGCAGGCCTTGCCGACGCTCGACCTGCTGCTGGAAGTGCAGGATTCGCTGGGGAACCGCCTCAAACTTGATACGCTCACGCGTGCCACATTGGGCGCGCAAAAGACCGCCGACGGTCTGCAATCGCTCGAATGGTTCAAGGAAGGGCGCCTCGATCTCGTCACGGAATACTGCATCCACGATGTCGAATTGACCCGCGACCTGCTGTTGTTCGCGCTCGGACACGGCTATGTGCTCTATGAGAGAAAGGACTTTGGAACGGTGAGAATTCCGCTGCGGCTTGATCCGCGGAACTTCATGGATTCCGTGGAGTCCGTCTCCTGA
- a CDS encoding acetyl-CoA carboxylase biotin carboxylase subunit — translation MIKKLLIANRGEIAVRIARTAREMGIATVGIYSDADRSALHVQSVDEAHDIGASPAAESYLRQEKILEAAGKSGADAIHPGYGFHSEKADFAQRVTDAGLIWVGPPPRAIDSMGSKTGARELMTKAGVPVVPGSDGPVASADDAKAFANRVGYPVLLKAVSGGGGKGMRVVERADDMKSAYEAAQREALAAFADGSVYVEKYLKNPRHIEIQVFADQHGNVVYLGERECTLQRRHQKIIEESPSAVVTPELRAKMGATAVAAAKACGYVNAGTIETLLDADGRFYFLEMNTRLQVEHPVTEEVTGYDLVRLQLMVAAGEKLPFTQEQITRRGHAIEVRIYAEDVANGFLPSTGKLTRLRGPNGPGIREDSGMREGDEVSRFYDPMISKLIARAESRPAAIERMLRALEAYEVVGVRTNISFCRHILATERFAKADFSTHSADHEFLDSYRAELNEALDDEAVLAAAIAHVALNAERAPHVQLAAPGAASGNNGSNWTRSGRLAALRK, via the coding sequence ATGATTAAGAAACTGCTGATTGCAAATCGCGGCGAAATCGCCGTTCGAATCGCTCGCACGGCGCGCGAGATGGGAATCGCGACCGTCGGCATTTACTCCGATGCGGATCGCAGCGCCTTGCACGTGCAGTCCGTTGACGAAGCCCACGACATCGGCGCCTCGCCGGCAGCCGAGAGCTATCTGCGTCAGGAGAAGATTCTCGAAGCCGCCGGGAAATCCGGAGCAGACGCGATTCATCCGGGCTACGGATTCCACTCCGAAAAAGCCGACTTCGCGCAGCGGGTCACGGATGCCGGGCTGATTTGGGTCGGGCCGCCGCCCCGTGCGATCGATTCCATGGGATCCAAAACCGGAGCGCGGGAGCTGATGACCAAGGCCGGTGTGCCGGTCGTGCCCGGAAGCGACGGTCCCGTGGCCTCCGCCGATGACGCGAAAGCGTTTGCCAATCGCGTCGGCTATCCCGTGTTGTTGAAAGCGGTCTCCGGCGGCGGTGGCAAGGGCATGCGCGTCGTGGAGCGGGCCGACGACATGAAGAGCGCCTACGAGGCGGCGCAGCGCGAAGCGCTCGCGGCGTTTGCCGACGGCTCGGTTTACGTTGAGAAGTACCTGAAGAATCCGCGTCACATCGAGATTCAAGTGTTTGCCGATCAGCACGGCAACGTGGTCTATCTCGGCGAACGCGAGTGTACGTTGCAGCGTCGTCATCAGAAGATCATCGAAGAATCTCCGTCGGCGGTCGTCACGCCGGAACTGCGCGCGAAAATGGGCGCGACCGCGGTGGCGGCGGCCAAAGCGTGCGGATATGTGAACGCGGGGACCATCGAGACCTTGCTCGATGCGGACGGCAGGTTCTACTTCCTCGAGATGAATACGCGCCTGCAAGTGGAGCACCCGGTTACGGAGGAGGTCACCGGTTACGATCTGGTCCGGCTGCAACTCATGGTGGCCGCCGGGGAGAAACTGCCCTTCACCCAAGAACAGATCACTCGTCGCGGCCACGCCATTGAGGTCCGAATCTATGCCGAAGATGTGGCCAACGGATTTCTGCCCTCAACCGGAAAGCTCACGCGCCTGCGCGGTCCGAACGGCCCCGGAATTCGCGAAGACTCGGGGATGCGCGAAGGCGACGAAGTCTCGCGTTTCTACGATCCGATGATCTCCAAGTTGATCGCGCGCGCCGAGTCGCGGCCCGCGGCCATTGAGCGGATGCTGCGAGCCCTGGAAGCCTACGAAGTGGTTGGTGTGCGAACCAATATCTCCTTCTGTCGCCACATCCTGGCCACGGAGCGCTTTGCGAAGGCCGACTTCTCGACGCATTCGGCCGACCATGAGTTCCTCGACAGCTATCGCGCCGAATTGAATGAAGCCCTTGACGACGAGGCCGTGCTGGCGGCGGCCATCGCGCACGTCGCGCTCAATGCCGAACGCGCGCCCCACGTTCAACTGGCCGCGCCGGGCGCTGCATCCGGCAACAACGGTTCAAACTGGACGCGAAGCGGTCGCCTTGCCGCCCTCCGCAAATAG
- a CDS encoding biotin/lipoyl-binding protein, producing MSNAVKVTVGEREYEVEIRNGETTVNGQRVQLSEAALDSRGGLKFELLGRRMSAVIDRGKNESFVRFRGREFALSVVTERERLLRSLSKSAEAAGGRAEIKASMPGLVIRVLGSIGQPVKKGEPVLILEAMKMENEIRAPGDGVISQIKVAQGQAVEKGDLLLVLE from the coding sequence ATGTCCAATGCCGTCAAAGTGACCGTCGGCGAACGGGAATACGAAGTCGAAATCCGGAACGGTGAGACCACGGTCAACGGCCAGCGAGTCCAGCTCAGCGAGGCAGCGCTGGACAGCCGCGGTGGGCTGAAATTCGAGTTGCTCGGCCGCAGGATGTCGGCGGTAATCGACCGCGGAAAAAACGAGTCGTTCGTGCGGTTCCGGGGCCGCGAATTCGCCCTTAGTGTGGTCACCGAGCGCGAACGACTGCTGCGCAGCCTGTCCAAGTCTGCGGAAGCCGCGGGCGGACGTGCCGAGATCAAAGCGTCGATGCCCGGTCTGGTGATCCGCGTACTCGGAAGCATTGGTCAGCCGGTCAAGAAAGGCGAACCCGTACTGATCCTCGAAGCGATGAAGATGGAAAACGAGATTCGCGCACCCGGCGACGGAGTGATCAGCCAGATCAAGGTCGCCCAGGGGCAGGCGGTGGAAAAGGGCGATCTCCTGCTGGTGCTCGAGTAG